Genomic segment of Macadamia integrifolia cultivar HAES 741 unplaced genomic scaffold, SCU_Mint_v3 scaffold3301, whole genome shotgun sequence:
ATTCAAATTGGGTATTAAAGACAAGAGACGGAGGCTACAACTATTGGAAATAGGAATTTTTGAGATTCTAGGTGAAAAAGAGTGTTAAATGACTCAAGGTAGTGGACTTACACAGGTCTGAATCTGGAAATGCTAATAGCTTAAAAAATTCAACTCTTTTAGATTGGATCTTTGGGTGAGTTTGACTTCAACTCTTTAAGGTTGAAGGCTCAGCTCATTTAGGCTAATTGAAAGCCCAATCTCTTCAATTATGGGAGAAATTCAACTTGGTTTCATGAGAGAACTCTTTAAGGTTCACAAGAAGCTTAGAGtaactttaaattttttttttttatttaattgtgtcTCTGCAACTCAAAATTTATCCAATTTATATACTACAACATTTAACTTAGGAAACTACAACCATATTTTAGACTTCCAAGTTGTGACAtggaccaataaaaaaatacatctaaaaataaaacttaataGAAAATCTAGATATAGAAAATATAGTTGAGGTCTTTCATTTGTTGAAGTCTCTCATGCCTTAATGCAAGCTTCAAGGTTGAATTTTGATATATGTAagattttttcacttttcaagTCTAGTTCTAATGCGAAAGCTGAGCTCACAAGTAGAGGAGTCAAAGGAATTGTAGTGAAAATCCACTGAGGTTATGAAGAGTTCAAACCCCATAAAGTTCCTACGGTATCTTAATCGTCGAATCCAATTGAATATGTGGTTTGGTCTATCAATATCTCTGAActttcttgatctctttttaCTAATACCCGCCttgaatttctatttctagttcGCATTGTATGTAAAATACTCCTAATCATCGAAAGAACTACCAGTATTGATGCAGCACAATCACCCTTAAACAATGTAGACTGAGAGTGAATTCAATAACTTTAAATGTTATTCCTTTGTGCATGTTCCATTGTTGGGACCTTATTTGAAATGTTAAGTGGGGTTGATGGATGAATATATCTAGTGTTGTTTACCTTCACATTGAATATCCTAGTAGTCATTAGATTTTAGGTTTCTTACATTAATATAATGACTCAATATAAACTTTAAATTGACGTCTCTAAAGTCTTTCTGGAATTGATATGGGCCACCCCACCAGTAAAATTGATATTATACTTAATCTTATTTCAGAAGAAAATCTGCCataagcatataaataggaaatgAGCACAAAGGAACAAATATAATACAGAATGGAACCCAATACTCAGATacaaacaagaaaatatgaCAACTGAGAACCATAAGACTACTTAATATGAAAAAAAGATCCAAGGTATTGTATTTCCAGAAAAGCAACAAATATGAAgcagaaattttaatttaaaaagaaccaaaaaattATGAGTCATAGGTGAGAAATTTTAACTGAAAATCTTGGGAACTCCTTCCTGAATCACTTCACAGAGaacttttttcttaaattaaaaACTTCATTGAGAAACATGTTAATGCAGCAACAATCATATCTCCAAAATTTCACCCCATTCTAGgtcatattttttaatttaaaccaGCAGtaatcattcaaaaaaaaaaaaaaaaaaaaaatctgatttttaagtACAACATGTTAATGTATGTCtaataaaaatgaattaaacGAAATCTAAGTTTAGTTATTTAAATAGACAATAATCAGACAATAAGCAACATGACAATTGCAAGCTTTCTTATCACAATGGTTCTAAAATGTCAAGTAAGTTGTACTGAGGCCTTGATGCATCAAGTGAAAAAGTATAGATTTTTCTTCATGTACAAAATTGCAACACCCATAGTGGCCATTCAACGAAGTAAGTCGATGACTTCATCCTTTCTACCCTGTGCACTAAAACCATTTAGTGGTGAAACCTAAACAATGACATCCAGTGAATCCATGAACACTCATCGTCTTGAACTTACTTTTATCCTCATCCAAGAGTCCTACCTTTGAAACCCTATTTATTAATgtgaaatatttatttaaccAGGAGGGAAACACTTTGAAGCAATCCTTTGCTGCTTGAAGATCCTCATTTTAAAGGGTTCCATCAAAAATGATATTAAATGGGATCAAATCAGGTTCAAAGTTTGCATCCCTCATTTCTTGCTGCAAACTCCTTGCATTCTCTAGATTACCCTCCTCGCACAAAGATGCCCTCCATGTCTAGTTTTAATCAAACAGAGTTAGACTTTAACCCTGAGCTTTtgtcaatttctatttctggttcaTAGCAAGCAAAGCCACCCCCAAATCAGAATATCTAAGCACCACTTCAAGCTAGCAACTTGCATCCAACTGCAATAcatccaaaccctaaatcagaAATCAATTTAACAAAAAGTCGACGAAGTCCAGGATTAAAAAGAGGAAGCCATCCATATATTTTCATAACTTCCAATTCCAAGTTCTCTCCTCTTCATACCTTTCACAAGTTTCCtgttcttctttccttcctacATTATACATAGTCATCGAAAATAGAGAATCGTGAGAGACCTGTAGCTTctgctcttttgtttttttctaatatcaaaggttttttttttttttttttttttttttttttttttttttttttttttttgtctttttaaaaaagtataccaaagaaagGGAGATGAATAACCACGCCTCTTGTGGGTTATTatgtgttatattttttttatcctttttactAGTTAATAATTACTTCCTCTTTCTACTctacttttttttaattatttttttcccttccatttAGAGGGGTATTTTGATCAATTAGAAAGTTTTTTTTATAGACGTCGATGGGcttttttgtcttttacaaaaagtataccaaagaaagggaatacgaacttttaatattaatataatatatatatatatatatatattcataacCATTGCTAATTGTCTATATTTCAACAGTTTTATTCAACTGTTGCTATATTGTACGCTAACATGAATTATTTGGTAggcaaatgaatttttttttaggtaaatttttcttttttttttcctggaaaATCAGCAGTGATATATTAATGTTTCGATATTGAATTTCATTACATCTACAATTGTAGATGGATATATTGTTACATTTAAAGCCCTAATTGGGATTACAAATATATAAGATAAAGATTACAAGAAAACTTGATTGTCTTCATTTGATTAGAGCTTCAAAGACAAATTTTACACATCAATGCAAACAATTCTTTTCATTGATAGGTCCACAAGGCAATGGGACTTCTTACCTTATGTATCCCATCAGACCATAGTAACCAAGTAGAGATGATTGAATCTAGGCCAATTCCTGGCCCGGTTACATGTACAGTGAACTGCTGCTTCTCGTTCAAAGACTTGAAAGATAGAACACTGGGATTAACAGTAACATTTAGTAGTTTTTGGTGTCCAACTATGGCCTTGTATGTAGAATTTGGTAAGCCAACATTGGTAACTGTCCTCGGGAAATATATATCGATTGGTACTCCAACAAGAACTGAAGCACCCATAGAAGGATAGTTTAAAAGAGCATCGGTTCCATTTTCCTTCGCACAAGTGACATTCTCTCCACCAATGGCATTAATTTCATCTGGATTAAAACCCAAGTTGCACAACCCTTGTATATAATCAGTTTTCAGGGTATCATATACAAGACCTGGATGGGTAGCCTTTAGTGGATTAATTTGACCAGAGCCATAAGCCAATTCAGATTCTATATGATGGGAGTCCTTCATGGAAGAAGCtacaagaaaaatagaaacaaagaattGAGTAGGATGAACACTTAAAACTTAGTTTTGAGACTTCAAGTAGTTTCTTGAATATGGGTCAAGAAATGTCAAAATCACCTGTTGTCATGAGAGCAGATTTAATAGCGGCAGGGGACCATGAGGGGTTAAAAGTTTTGACATAGACAGCAGCAGCAGTTGCATGAGGGCAAGACATGGATGTTCCAGATATAATGTTGTACATTACGTAGCGCTTGTCAACTTCAAAACCTGAAACTGAGGCTTTCGGAGACCATGCTGCTAAGATGTCTACACCCGGGGCACTTAAGTCCGGCtgccaccaaaagaaaaaaaaaaaaaaaaaaaaaaaaaaaaattagacctTAATGCTGCTTAAGTAAATGGGgtttccttcccccccccccccccctttatttCTAGTGAATTATAATGCCTCactatttgccacatggcagtgCATTgattagtccatgtgatagaggaccagCAAGCATCTCATTGTTACAATTTCAGTTTAAAATGAATAGATGAAGTggttaaaattttgaaagatgccattttggtaattttactaGAACTCTGAATCAGAGTTTGATCAACTTCATTTGCTTACTTAGTTTGGATTAAAATTTGGACATTGAGATGTATGTGGGGTCCTCCATCACATGGATAAACCCATGTACTGCCAAGTGGCAAATAGTGAATTTTTTAACCTTATTGTTGCTTAACTAAATAGGGATATGGATACTCCAACTGTTAGGTTCTCTCAATGTCAGGAAGGGTGGAGTTGGTTAGGTCGGTTAGTGCAAGCATGCCCATTCAAAAATTTTCTATCTATTTGTAGACTTTCTCTTTGGTTGTTCCTATAGAGTGGCGGATGCACAACTTTATTTGGACGAGGGATGTTGATTCGAGCAAGCAAATATCAGTGAAATGGGACTCTTTGTAAGCCCAAGTTTGAAGGAGGGTTGGGGCTGAGAAGACTCCATGATGTAAATAAAACATTTATTTGTAAACTTGCTAGCAATTAAGCATGAAGATTCTATGATGGGCAGATTTTTTCCTCCTTAGGAGAGTTTAGAAGATCTAATAAATCATCCTTTGTTTTACTTGGTATTAAAAGTATGGGGTTTTATTGCTTCAAAGGAAAGATTCTTTGATACTTGGAGAGATAAAATTCAGTTTTGGAAGGATAGGTGGTTGGAGAGTGGCCCTATTGAGGAGCTCTTGAGCTGTGATGAATCTCCATTCCCAATGGAGCAATTGGTCAAGGATTTCATTTAGGATTTCTCATGGAATTTGCCGCACGTAAATTCTGCTTCCCTGAGAGATATTTTTGCAAGAGTGGAGAATGTGAACATCCATTCTTTCTAGGTGGTAGATAAGTGTTTTCGGAGCCCTTCTTTGTTGGGAGCTTTCTTGATAAAGTGGGCTAGGGAGGAGCTTAGgcgaagaaataaaaaaagttccATAGTTTGGAACAATACTCTTCTACCTAGGCAATCCCTCTTTGGGTGAAAATTGATGCATGCAAAACTAGCTATGAAGGAGGATATCCAAGCAAAAGGTATCTATCTGGTATATCGATGTGATATTCGCCATAGTACTTTGAATTCTCAACAACACCTCTTTTTGGACTATAGTTATTCCAAAATGGTATGGAGtaatttttcctctttcttgttACCTGGGAATCTCAGCCTTCAGTATCTGACTTAGTATCATGGTGGAAAGCTAAGAGCAATCAGGTCCCTTTCAAGGAGGCTTGGTTAGTTGGTCTCATCCTTGTGCCCTTCTTTCTTTGGATGCATGTAATGCTAGAGAGTAGGAAGGGAAATCAATGAGGACAAAGTTGTCCCATGGCAGATCATAGCAGCTATGAGAGAGCAAGTCCTATCTTGTATGAATAAAGTGCCTTCTGTGGCTGATCTAATTTATGCTAGAACATTGGGTGTATTCGTCTTTCTCTTAAAAAGTCTCGTACCCTGGAGATAATTTCGTTTGCACTTCCTCCCTCATGGTTCAAGCTTAATGTGGATGGATGTTCTCTAGATAACCTTGGGAGAGCGGCAGCTGTGTTATTCGTGACTTAAATTCTAAAGTAATGGCATCTTTTGGGATCTTTATAGTAGTAAAAACAAATTATGAAGCTGAATTCCAGAAATTAGTTAAATGTTTAACAGTGGCAAAAGAGCTGAAAATTCAACATTTATGGATTGAATCGGATTCTATAGCTGTCAAAATTGCAGTTAATAGAAAATCTATTCCTTAGTATATTATGCAGGATTGGCTTTTCCTGAGTCCCTATCTTCAAGCCACTCTGTGGAAGATAACTCATTGTTTCAGAGAAGCAAATCCCATTGTGGACTATCTAACCTAATCGGCAGCTCGAAATAGTGCATCTTCTTTTACCCACGTCTTTCCTTGCTCATTGGAGGATGAGCTTTGGGTTGATGTATTGAGTCGGCCTAGGTTCCGTTTCTATAAATGCTGTTTAGTGGGGATTTTATGTCTTTCTTCCCtagttgatggcaatgctgaaggtgtgGTGGGgttagtttttcttcttctcttcttttttgttggtTGTTTCTATTGTCGTTCATGACTCAAGTTgtattctatttcatttttccattttcataagatctaaaaaaaaaaaaatttctcactgATAGCACAATTTATTATCTAAAGTTAGAAGTACCTTGAGTATATTTGGTGAAAGAGGGTTGGGTCCTCTGGAAGAGAATGAAACCACTTGTGGAGCTTTAGGATCATGAATATCTTGACTTTTGTAGATCCTTGCCACGGGGATTCTGCACATATGTAGAAATATTGACCCCATTAATGCGAGCTCACAGGTGAAGCTATGGTGCATACATTTCAACGCACAACCATTGACCTATATAATATACAGTGCATGTCTCTCAATTAACCTGGTAGTATTCAAATAGTGCTTTAATTTTTCACCATCAGCAATGCTGACAGATGTTGATGGTAAAGGAAAAGTATAGGCTGTATCATCAGATCCATTATCATCTACCATCACCATTCCTTGAGCATCAGCAAGGGCGGGCCCATTACCATCAGCCAATGTATCGCAGAAAACAATCTTCCCTTTCACTGATTGTTTGTCCAAAGAGCCAGGATTACATGCCctgaatgaagaaagaaaactacattaattaaaaataaaaagaaagaagagcgCAAAAATGGGCATCACTGATATGTCTTTTACCTCGCATCGTCCCTGCTAGAGTTAGGTGCTGCATGATCACCTGCATATAAAATTGGGGACGCCTTTTTCTTTGTTGGGAAAGTGTTTACAGCATGTCCCTGATTatcaaaaatggaaattaatACTGACAACATTTTATCCAATGAAAGTGGGGAGTAATAAACACAAATTATTatccatgaaaataaataaacaaatatatcACATTCCTTTCCATAAACCCATATGTAAAATTCTTGCTAAAATAGAAGAGTAGAAACAAATTTGAATACATTAAGATTAAGGACATGTTTATTTTAGTGGTAATTTATTTTATAGGAAATGactagaagaaaataaaatagtatcATTCTAAAATAATAGcaatattttattgaaataaaaaaataaaagaaattgaaaattgaattccattttgaaaatttttatgttttcaatAAAAAGTTTTGGCATCTTAGTCTCTAATACAATTACACATATAAAGCACAGAGACCCCATCATTTGGCTGGTCACTGTCCCTCACTCGAGGatgaaaagaattaaattaataaataaacaaaacataggtttttcttaaataaataaaagttaaTTTAAGAAGACGAAAATTCATTCTAGACGAACAGAGACAAAGAGaagaaactatatatatatcaatgaatTATTCAAGGAAAAATGATGAccggattttcttattgaaatcCCTAAATAATTTGTAACATTTTGTTTTTCAATGAGAATAAAGCATGTCATTCACACACACATACTCAAAACAAAATGTACAAAATAATCAGTAATTTATAATGACAAGTCACTTTCaaaattattgatttttttattttttttatttttaatcttgaCTTCAAGAACTTTTGGGAAAAAAACAATGGACATTCCTAAAAAGGTAATAAATTACAAGTTCTAAATACTCCCATAAAGATGCTATTTAGACCATCCCAAATAACAAATGCATCATGAAGAAAaggtatgaaaaaaaaaaaaaatgtaacatgaAGAAGCACACTCACCACCATGGTAATCTGTTCGCCTATTGTGACATTGTTGATGATCCGACGATCAGTGCTGCTTGCTGCTACAGTTAACATCCAAGGGGCAACATTTGGGATGGTAAACATGTTTGGTCCATTGTTTCCAGCAGATGTGGAGGTAAGGATCCCTTTCTCCATTGCATGGAATGCTCCAATTGCAATGGGATCCTTCGTAAAAACTTTAGTAAATTCACTCCCAATGGAAACTGATAAGATATCAACACCATCCTTAATTGCATCATCAAATGCAGCCAGGATATCATGGTCATTGCAACCAAAACTCCAACAGACTTTGTAGACAGCGATCCTTGCAGAGGGAACACCTCCTCTTGCAGTCCCTTTAGCAATGCCAAAAAGGCTTATATCTTTAACTTCAACACCGGCTACTGTAGAAGCAGTGTGTGTTCCATGTCCTTCAAAATCACGAGGGGacttctcttcctcttcgttGTATATATTTTCGACATTGTAAAATCGTGCCCCAACAATCTTGCTGTATTTTCCATTGAAAGAAATGTTGAAATCAATCATCatcttttttataatttttattaaatcattagttctgtttggttgcaagaagaatttaaagggaagggaagtgaaattttcatatttaaaagaaaaaaaaaatgtttgaataAACtgcttgatttttttaaccatattttgtaatgatacattttacatgtatttttattttccatattaCAGAAAAaagttttggatgcaaagtaaagttgAATTCTAaaaccaaatatagaatgatttgaagttaataaTATAGTCACATGTGATAATGATTACATACgttcttttttaaatatgaaaattttacttccttcccttttaatttccctaacaaccaaacatagcctggAAGATTAACAAAGTTGTTCTTGGGTTCTATATGATAAAGGAATCAGTAGAAGAAATATTTTTGGatacagagaagaaaattctCACTTGTTACAGGTGAAGTTTTGGCAAATACCCTTCCATTTGCTCGGGGAAGGACCGAATCCATTATCACTGAAGCTCTCAGATTCAGGCCAGATGCCACTGTCAATCACGCCAACAATGACATCACTCTCAACGTTAGGCATTCTTCTAACAGTGGTTGAGAAACCTAAGAAATCCCATGATCTTGTTGTGTGAAGTTGTATGGTTGTACTTGGAAATACAGAGACTACATTTTTCATGCCTGCAAGTTTGTGTATGGTAACATGGTTATTCCTTTCAAACtttgtttttattaaaaacaaaTAACTACAAGGGGAGATACAAAGAGGTTAGTATTCAACAACTAGCACCTCTTATCATTCTTTGCTCTTTCTCTGTTAGTTTAGCTGCAAATCCATCAAAACTGTTTTTATAGCTGTAAACTAAGGATTCTCTAGCAGAGCTGCATcagaaaaattaaaacttgaAGCTTTGGTATCACAGGAAATTCACATTAATATGGAAAGCCAGAAAAACATTTGTACATACCTTTCACTGTCAAGGACTTGTTCTAAGATGCTCAAATGGGTAGATTCTGTGGAGTTGTCATCCGCATACTTTGATAGCGCACCCATATATACAATATAAACCTATGCCAATCATAAGATATATACATGATGTCGACAAAAATTATTTACGTTACTTTCCAAAAACTATTTCAAAGGGAAAAGAATGGTCCTTGGTTGCATGGCCCTTGTGCCAGCATAGGCCAATGAGGAGGCGTACATCTCACTGCCCGTCAGGGAAcgtcctcccccctccccccatccgaaaaaagaaaaaaaaatggattctttcaaaaagaaaaaaagaatgagaagaaacaaCATGATTGTAGATATTGCTTGCCTTCTTTTCtgtatcaccaattgcaaaaacACAATTGAGAGAGGCTGGGACGATGATGAGGAGAGTGATTAGCCATGTATAAGAGCTGAAACTACACGAGTTAGTCATTGAAGCTGACGCTCAAATTGAGACTGAATTTGGATTTGGCATCTcttatgatctctctctctatatatatatatattgagaaaGTCCTAATCGATCTTCTCTTAGTACAGCAACAACTTTGGAGTTTTATAGTTGTAAACAGAAAGATAAATATAGTACATGACAGCCATTTGGTTGAAATGAAAGATCCAAATTTGTCACAAAGCTAAAAGTGTACCATCAAAGTGCAACTGATTAATTTGACCATATGACTTCTCCAAGTGACAAAGTTAAAAGTATACTACACATGCAACTAATTAAGTTGATCAAACGAATCTCCAAGTggcaactcttttttttttgctaagagatcaatatgattaaaaaactagagaaaaacaaaagaatacaGAACTGTAAATCAACCAACTACAAACCCGAAGGAATCATCAAGgcaccccaccttcggcattgccatctgTAGGGCCCCAACTACAGACTACCAAAACCGGAAACCATGTTCATTACTATCGAACCAACATTGAGTTTCTCCATCAAATAGGAAACTCCATATCTTGTTTCTATCTTTACATAGGTTTCTATGCCTGCCACTAGAAGTCCTTGAATAAGTATTGGGTCCTCTATCCTTGTA
This window contains:
- the LOC122067984 gene encoding subtilisin-like protease SBT4.3 encodes the protein MGALSKYADDNSTESTHLSILEQVLDSESSARESLVYSYKNSFDGFAAKLTEKEQRMIRGMKNVVSVFPSTTIQLHTTRSWDFLGFSTTVRRMPNVESDVIVGVIDSGIWPESESFSDNGFGPSPSKWKGICQNFTCNNKIVGARFYNVENIYNEEEEKSPRDFEGHGTHTASTVAGVEVKDISLFGIAKGTARGGVPSARIAVYKVCWSFGCNDHDILAAFDDAIKDGVDILSVSIGSEFTKVFTKDPIAIGAFHAMEKGILTSTSAGNNGPNMFTIPNVAPWMLTVAASSTDRRIINNVTIGEQITMVGHAVNTFPTKKKASPILYAGDHAAPNSSRDDARACNPGSLDKQSVKGKIVFCDTLADGNGPALADAQGMVMVDDNGSDDTAYTFPLPSTSVSIADGEKLKHYLNTTRIPVARIYKSQDIHDPKAPQVVSFSSRGPNPLSPNILKPDLSAPGVDILAAWSPKASVSGFEVDKRYVMYNIISGTSMSCPHATAAAVYVKTFNPSWSPAAIKSALMTTASSMKDSHHIESELAYGSGQINPLKATHPGLVYDTLKTDYIQGLCNLGFNPDEINAIGGENVTCAKENGTDALLNYPSMGASVLVGVPIDIYFPRTVTNVGLPNSTYKAIVGHQKLLNVTVNPSVLSFKSLNEKQQFTVHVTGPGIGLDSIISTWLLWSDGIHKVRSPIALWTYQ